A region from the Actinoplanes sp. OR16 genome encodes:
- a CDS encoding zinc-dependent alcohol dehydrogenase yields the protein MRAAVVTGFDQPLMVREVPAPTPGDNQILVRVEASGLCHTDIHAARGDWPVKPNPPFIPGHEAVGVVEGTGDGTSGLQRGDRVAVPWLGYACGICEFCVGGWETLCEEQLNTGYAIDGGHAEFLVADARYVVKVPDGVDPAEAAPLTCAGVTTYKAVKVGGVRPGDRVAIFGIGGLGHLAQQYAQIFGGETIAVDVTEEKLALARDLGAAHTVNAAGTDPVAAIQELGGADVAVVLAASPRVLEQAHASLRRGGRLVLVSLPKDNAMALPIFETVLKGITVIGSIVGTRKDLAEVFRLHAAGRTRVLFETRKLDEINGAIDDVLASRVPARLVLIP from the coding sequence ATGCGCGCAGCGGTGGTGACCGGTTTCGATCAGCCGTTGATGGTCCGGGAGGTGCCTGCGCCCACTCCGGGCGACAATCAGATCCTGGTACGGGTGGAAGCCAGCGGCCTCTGCCACACCGACATCCACGCAGCCCGGGGTGACTGGCCGGTGAAGCCGAACCCGCCGTTCATCCCCGGTCACGAGGCCGTCGGCGTCGTGGAGGGAACCGGTGACGGAACGAGCGGCCTGCAGCGAGGGGATCGCGTCGCTGTCCCCTGGCTCGGCTACGCCTGCGGCATCTGCGAGTTCTGCGTCGGCGGCTGGGAGACGCTCTGCGAGGAGCAGCTGAACACCGGTTATGCGATCGACGGCGGGCACGCCGAGTTCCTGGTGGCCGACGCCCGCTACGTCGTGAAGGTGCCGGACGGCGTCGACCCGGCTGAGGCGGCGCCGCTCACCTGCGCCGGCGTCACCACGTACAAAGCGGTCAAGGTCGGCGGTGTCCGGCCGGGTGACCGGGTCGCGATCTTCGGGATCGGCGGGCTCGGGCACCTGGCGCAGCAGTACGCGCAGATCTTCGGCGGCGAGACGATCGCCGTCGACGTGACCGAGGAGAAGCTGGCGCTGGCCCGGGACCTGGGTGCGGCGCACACGGTGAACGCGGCCGGAACCGATCCGGTCGCCGCGATCCAGGAGCTCGGTGGCGCGGACGTGGCGGTGGTGCTGGCGGCGAGCCCGCGGGTGCTCGAACAGGCGCACGCGTCGCTGCGCCGCGGCGGCCGGCTGGTGCTGGTCTCACTGCCGAAGGACAACGCGATGGCGCTGCCGATCTTCGAGACGGTCCTGAAGGGCATCACGGTGATCGGCTCGATCGTCGGCACCCGCAAGGACCTGGCCGAGGTGTTCCGGCTGCACGCGGCGGGACGGACCCGGGTCCTCTTCGAGACCCGCAAGCTCGACGAGATCAACGGCGCGATCGACGACGTGCTCGCGAGCCGGGTGCCCGCCCGCCTCGTCCTGATCCCCTGA
- a CDS encoding cation transporter yields the protein MRPYDSFELPPDKAAMHRKAVRLEWWTIVYFLITIVAMAIVLGQSQAMKAAWIEDMLGVVPPAAFLLAARYRNRRPNARFPYGYHRSVSVAFLTGAVALLGLGGYVVYDSLTRLILRERPPIGLIEVAGETFWLGWLMIAVLFVSMIPAIILGRAKQRIAKELHDKVLYADAEMNRADWLTASAAIAGVLGIGAGLWWADAAAALIIGADIVRDGVKTTTAAVADLMDDRPRVVDGSRHHPLPDELLAAVRDHDWITDAWLRLREEGHVFVGELLIVPAPETDHLVERLAKLEEYCRSFDWRMHDLVISPVLSLDTPKQ from the coding sequence ATGAGGCCCTACGACAGCTTCGAACTGCCGCCGGACAAGGCCGCGATGCACCGCAAGGCGGTCCGGCTGGAGTGGTGGACCATCGTCTACTTCCTGATCACGATCGTGGCCATGGCGATCGTTCTCGGCCAGTCGCAGGCGATGAAGGCGGCCTGGATCGAGGACATGCTCGGCGTCGTGCCACCCGCCGCCTTCCTGCTCGCGGCCCGCTACCGCAACCGCCGGCCGAACGCCCGCTTCCCGTACGGCTACCACCGCTCGGTCAGCGTCGCGTTCCTCACCGGCGCCGTCGCGCTGCTCGGCCTCGGCGGCTACGTCGTCTACGACTCGCTGACCCGGCTGATCCTGCGGGAACGGCCGCCGATCGGGCTCATCGAGGTCGCCGGCGAGACGTTCTGGCTCGGCTGGCTGATGATCGCGGTGCTGTTCGTGAGCATGATCCCGGCGATCATCCTCGGTCGTGCCAAGCAGCGGATCGCCAAGGAACTGCACGACAAGGTGCTCTACGCCGACGCCGAGATGAACCGGGCCGACTGGCTCACCGCGAGCGCCGCGATCGCCGGCGTGCTCGGGATCGGCGCCGGACTGTGGTGGGCGGACGCGGCCGCCGCGCTGATCATCGGCGCCGACATCGTCCGGGACGGCGTGAAGACGACGACCGCGGCGGTCGCCGACCTGATGGACGACCGGCCGCGCGTCGTCGACGGCAGCAGGCATCATCCGCTGCCGGACGAGTTGCTCGCCGCGGTCCGCGACCACGACTGGATCACCGACGCCTGGCTGCGGCTGCGCGAAGAGGGGCACGTCTTCGTGGGTGAGTTGCTGATCGTTCCCGCGCCCGAAACCGATCACCTGGTGGAGCGGCTCGCGAAGCTCGAGGAATACTGCCGTTCCTTCGACTGGCGGATGCACGACCTGGTGATCTCGCCGGTGTTGAGCCTCGACACGCCTAAACAGTGA
- a CDS encoding aldo/keto reductase, with translation MQYRTLGRTGVQVSTLVLGAMNFGKVGNTTQDEVTAIVGAALDAGVNLIDTADMYSSGQSEEMVGKAIAGRRDDIVLATKATLPMGDDPNRRGGSRRWLVTALDDSLRRLGVDHVDLYQIHRWDPATSDEETLAALTDLQRAGKIRYFGSSTFPAYRVVQAQWAARSYHLGRYVTEQPSYSILQRGVETHVLPVTEEYGMGVLAWSPLASGWLSGAVRAGREITTSRASFLPQRFDLSLPVNRARLDAVERLAKVAEEAGLSMIQLALGFVTAHPGVTSAIIGPRTLDHLTSQLAAADTVLPAEVLDAIDGIVAPGVDLAPEEKLDTPPSLLDASLRRR, from the coding sequence ATGCAGTACCGCACCTTGGGCCGCACCGGCGTACAGGTCAGCACGCTCGTGCTCGGCGCCATGAACTTCGGCAAGGTCGGCAACACCACGCAGGACGAGGTCACCGCGATCGTCGGCGCCGCACTGGACGCGGGCGTCAACCTGATCGACACGGCTGACATGTACAGCAGCGGTCAGTCCGAGGAGATGGTCGGCAAGGCGATCGCCGGCCGGCGCGACGACATCGTGCTCGCCACCAAGGCCACCCTGCCGATGGGCGACGACCCCAACCGCCGCGGCGGATCCCGGCGCTGGCTGGTCACCGCCCTCGACGACAGCCTGCGCCGCCTCGGCGTCGACCACGTCGACCTCTACCAGATCCACCGCTGGGATCCGGCCACCAGCGACGAGGAGACCCTCGCGGCGCTCACCGATCTCCAGCGTGCCGGCAAGATCCGTTACTTCGGATCGTCGACGTTCCCGGCGTACCGCGTGGTGCAGGCGCAGTGGGCGGCCCGGTCGTACCACCTGGGCCGTTATGTCACCGAACAACCGAGCTATTCGATCCTGCAGCGAGGCGTCGAAACCCACGTGCTGCCGGTGACCGAGGAGTACGGGATGGGCGTGCTCGCGTGGAGCCCGCTCGCATCAGGCTGGCTCTCCGGCGCCGTCCGCGCCGGCCGGGAGATCACCACCAGCCGCGCGTCGTTCCTGCCGCAGCGCTTCGACCTGTCCCTTCCGGTGAACCGCGCACGCCTGGACGCGGTGGAGCGGCTGGCGAAGGTCGCGGAGGAAGCGGGGCTGTCGATGATTCAGCTGGCGCTCGGATTCGTCACCGCCCATCCGGGGGTGACCAGTGCGATCATCGGTCCGCGGACTCTGGACCATTTGACGTCTCAGCTGGCCGCGGCGGACACGGTTCTGCCGGCGGAGGTGCTGGACGCCATCGATGGGATCGTGGCGCCGGGCGTGGATCTGGCGCCGGAGGAGAAGCTGGATACGCCGCCGTCGCTACTGGACGCGTCGTTGCGGCGGCGATGA
- a CDS encoding lycopene cyclase family protein — protein sequence MEVDLALVGFGGAAALTLIELAKAAVPDLRVATVDPAGLLDHGKRRTWAFWTGAVDDLDPVLDAQWPAVDLHGPSGVRRLDLSPGRYAMVRSEPIFAQALQAADRLGSVTIRASAAALVDDGSSVEIRDESGTAVAAARWVLDSRPARPVKPGHTFWLQHFRGWWVRSEAALFDPASAVLMDFRTPQPARGVSFGYVLPTSAHTALIEYTEFSPARLSDDAYDTALTAYMRLWNLNDLAIEEVEDGAIPMTDGVFERRPSARVVRIGTAGGATRPSTGYTFSAMRRQAREIAELIRTGRDPVPSAAYPRRHLWMDAVALHAWDSGLVAAPEFFERLFQRNPAERVLRFLDGRTTPAEEFSLMASTPLLPMMRAAARVTV from the coding sequence GTGGAGGTTGATCTCGCGCTCGTCGGCTTCGGTGGCGCCGCGGCCCTGACGCTGATCGAGCTGGCGAAGGCCGCCGTCCCCGATCTGCGCGTCGCCACCGTCGACCCGGCCGGCCTGCTCGATCACGGCAAGCGCCGCACCTGGGCGTTCTGGACCGGGGCCGTCGACGATCTCGATCCGGTGCTGGACGCGCAGTGGCCGGCGGTCGATCTCCACGGGCCCTCGGGGGTGCGGCGGCTCGACCTGAGTCCCGGCCGGTACGCGATGGTCCGCTCGGAGCCGATCTTCGCGCAGGCGCTCCAGGCCGCTGACCGACTCGGATCAGTGACCATCCGGGCGTCGGCCGCGGCGCTCGTCGACGACGGATCGTCGGTGGAGATCCGCGACGAGAGCGGGACGGCGGTAGCCGCCGCCCGCTGGGTGCTCGATTCGCGTCCCGCGCGGCCGGTCAAGCCCGGTCACACGTTCTGGCTCCAGCACTTCCGGGGCTGGTGGGTACGGTCCGAGGCGGCGCTCTTCGACCCGGCGTCGGCGGTGCTGATGGATTTCCGGACCCCGCAACCGGCGCGCGGCGTCTCGTTCGGCTATGTGCTGCCGACCAGCGCGCACACCGCGTTGATCGAGTACACCGAGTTCTCGCCGGCCCGGCTCTCCGATGACGCTTATGACACGGCGCTCACGGCGTACATGCGTCTCTGGAATTTGAATGATCTTGCGATCGAGGAGGTGGAGGACGGCGCGATTCCGATGACGGACGGCGTCTTCGAGCGGCGGCCGTCGGCACGCGTGGTGCGGATCGGAACGGCCGGTGGAGCGACGAGGCCGTCGACCGGGTACACGTTCTCGGCGATGCGGCGGCAGGCCCGGGAGATCGCCGAGCTGATCAGAACCGGCCGCGACCCGGTGCCGTCGGCTGCCTACCCACGACGGCATCTGTGGATGGACGCGGTGGCGCTGCATGCGTGGGACAGCGGTCTCGTGGCGGCGCCGGAGTTCTTCGAGCGGCTGTTCCAGCGCAATCCGGCCGAGCGCGTGCTGCGTTTCCTGGACGGCCGGACGACCCCCGCTGAGGAGTTCTCCCTGATGGCGTCGACTCCTCTGCTGCCCATGATGCGTGCCGCGGCACGGGTCACTGTTTAG
- the pflB gene encoding formate C-acetyltransferase, producing the protein MKAWRGFEGSEWQTAIDVSSFIHDNVRPYEGDASFLAGPTDRTGRIWRTLQRMFVEERRRGIYDVDAHTPSSITAHEPGYLDRDHELIVGLQTSAPLRRAIMPAGGLRMVKTGLAAYGFSLDPAVAEVFTRYRKTHNDGVFDAYPQAVLAARRSHVITGLPDSYGRGRIIGDYRRVALYGVDRLIQDRRARKADLDGKKSTEDVVRDREELAEQIRALQELRFMADKYGYDISEPATNGREAIQWLYFAYLAATKEQNGAAMSLGRTASFVDVYLQRDITEGTLTEEQAQELVDDFVIKLRIIRFLRTPEYDELFSGDPTWVTESLGGVGDDGRPLVTRTSFRYLQTLYNLGPAPEPNLTVLWSPSLPEGFKRFCAQVSLDTSAIQYENDDLIRPAYSDDTAIACCVSAMRVGKDMQFFGARANLAKALLYAINGGRDEISGDLVAHGLTPIVDDVLDYDDVLTALDKTLDWLAEVYVDALNVIHYMHDKYAYERLEMALHDYPVNRFLATGIAGLSVAVDSLSAIKHAQVKVLRDESGLAVDYAIDGDYPAFGNNDDRADAIAVDLVERFMAKIRRQPAYRDAEPTLSVLTITSNVVYGKHTGNTPDGRRLGEPFAPGANPMNGRDKHGLVAAALSVAKLPYRSARDGISLTTTVTPDGLGHSRDERIGNLVGVLDGYTDAGGFHLNVNVLDRATLEDAMVHPEKYPQLTIRVSGYAVNFIRLTPAQQHDVISRTFHGGL; encoded by the coding sequence ATGAAGGCGTGGCGCGGCTTCGAGGGTAGCGAGTGGCAGACCGCCATCGACGTCTCCTCGTTCATCCACGACAACGTGCGACCCTACGAGGGTGACGCGTCGTTCCTGGCCGGACCGACGGATCGCACCGGGCGTATCTGGCGGACGCTGCAGCGGATGTTCGTCGAGGAGCGCCGCCGCGGGATCTACGACGTCGACGCGCACACCCCGTCGAGCATCACCGCGCACGAGCCGGGCTACCTGGACCGCGACCACGAGCTGATCGTCGGGCTGCAGACCAGTGCTCCGCTACGCCGCGCGATCATGCCGGCCGGTGGGCTGCGAATGGTCAAGACCGGACTCGCCGCCTACGGATTCAGTCTCGACCCGGCCGTCGCGGAGGTGTTCACCCGCTACCGCAAGACGCACAACGACGGCGTGTTCGACGCCTATCCGCAGGCGGTGCTCGCCGCCCGCCGTTCGCATGTCATCACCGGGCTGCCGGACTCGTACGGCCGCGGCCGGATCATCGGCGACTACCGCCGGGTGGCTCTCTACGGCGTGGACCGGCTGATCCAGGATCGCCGAGCCCGGAAGGCGGATCTCGACGGGAAGAAGTCGACCGAGGACGTCGTCCGGGACCGCGAGGAGCTCGCCGAGCAGATCCGCGCCCTCCAGGAACTCCGGTTCATGGCGGACAAGTACGGCTACGACATCTCCGAACCGGCGACGAACGGCCGCGAGGCGATCCAGTGGCTGTACTTCGCCTACCTGGCCGCCACGAAGGAGCAGAACGGCGCGGCCATGTCGCTCGGGCGCACGGCGAGCTTCGTCGACGTCTACCTGCAGCGCGACATCACCGAGGGGACGCTGACCGAGGAGCAGGCGCAGGAGCTGGTCGACGACTTCGTGATCAAGCTGCGGATCATCAGGTTCCTGCGCACCCCGGAGTACGACGAGCTGTTCTCCGGCGACCCGACCTGGGTGACCGAGTCGCTCGGCGGCGTCGGCGACGACGGCCGCCCGCTGGTGACCCGGACCAGCTTCCGCTACCTGCAGACGCTCTACAACCTGGGTCCCGCGCCGGAGCCGAACCTGACGGTGCTCTGGTCGCCGTCGCTGCCGGAGGGGTTCAAGCGGTTCTGCGCGCAGGTCAGCCTGGACACGAGCGCCATACAGTACGAGAACGACGACCTGATCCGGCCGGCGTACAGCGACGACACGGCGATCGCGTGCTGCGTCTCGGCGATGCGGGTCGGAAAGGACATGCAGTTCTTCGGCGCCCGGGCCAACCTCGCGAAGGCGCTGCTCTACGCCATCAATGGAGGTCGCGACGAGATCAGCGGTGATCTTGTGGCGCACGGGTTGACGCCCATTGTTGACGACGTACTCGACTACGACGACGTGTTGACGGCTCTTGACAAGACCCTTGACTGGCTCGCCGAGGTTTATGTTGACGCATTGAATGTCATCCACTACATGCATGACAAATACGCGTATGAACGCCTTGAGATGGCGTTACATGACTATCCAGTCAACAGGTTCCTGGCAACAGGTATCGCTGGGTTGTCGGTCGCCGTCGACAGTCTGTCCGCCATCAAGCACGCGCAGGTCAAGGTGCTGCGGGACGAGAGCGGGCTCGCCGTCGACTACGCGATCGACGGGGATTACCCGGCGTTCGGCAACAACGACGACCGGGCGGACGCCATCGCGGTGGATCTCGTGGAGCGTTTCATGGCCAAGATCCGGCGGCAGCCGGCGTACCGGGATGCCGAACCGACCCTCTCGGTGCTGACCATCACGTCGAACGTGGTCTACGGCAAGCACACCGGGAACACGCCGGACGGCAGGCGGCTCGGTGAGCCGTTCGCTCCGGGCGCCAACCCGATGAACGGCCGGGACAAGCACGGGCTGGTGGCGGCGGCGCTGTCGGTGGCGAAGCTGCCCTACCGCTCGGCGCGCGACGGCATCTCGCTGACCACGACGGTGACGCCGGACGGGCTCGGGCACTCCCGGGACGAGCGGATCGGCAACCTCGTGGGGGTGCTCGACGGGTACACCGACGCCGGTGGCTTCCACCTCAACGTCAACGTGCTCGACCGGGCGACCCTGGAGGACGCCATGGTCCACCCGGAGAAGTATCCACAGCTCACCATCCGGGTCTCCGGATACGCGGTGAACTTCATCCGGCTCACCCCGGCCCAGCAGCACGACGTCATCTCGCGCACCTTCCACGGCGGTCTCTGA
- a CDS encoding lysoplasmalogenase family protein — MMGSLPLKLFTAAAAVEVAAATTGVPELHWIARPLLAPLLIWHIRQTRRKPDAVVYGLGLATLGDLALLIPDRGGLLTAMLFFFGTLVSLTLAFLNRAKPLPGPSAIFALLAVSANALFGDELGALHVPVLLYSLALAAMAAAAAGVSPMIAAGGALFLASDVLVFVNATGVHLPVIAAATHAAALALIAIGWTRLDNADEPVGAGRGRVGRPLPAVQPAGVTVPR, encoded by the coding sequence ATGATGGGTAGCCTGCCGCTGAAACTGTTCACGGCGGCGGCCGCCGTAGAGGTGGCTGCCGCAACGACGGGCGTGCCCGAACTGCACTGGATCGCCCGTCCGCTGCTGGCCCCGCTGCTGATCTGGCACATCCGGCAGACACGGAGGAAGCCGGACGCCGTCGTCTACGGTCTCGGTCTCGCCACCCTCGGCGATCTGGCCCTGCTCATTCCGGACCGGGGCGGCCTGCTGACCGCCATGCTGTTCTTCTTCGGCACCCTGGTGAGCCTGACGCTCGCGTTCCTGAACCGGGCCAAGCCCCTTCCCGGCCCGTCGGCGATCTTCGCGTTGCTGGCGGTATCGGCGAATGCGCTGTTCGGCGACGAACTCGGTGCCCTCCACGTACCGGTGCTGCTCTACAGCCTCGCGCTGGCCGCGATGGCGGCGGCAGCGGCAGGGGTTTCGCCGATGATCGCAGCAGGTGGAGCGCTGTTCCTGGCCTCCGACGTACTGGTGTTCGTGAATGCGACGGGTGTCCATTTGCCCGTCATCGCCGCCGCCACGCATGCGGCGGCGCTGGCCCTGATCGCCATCGGCTGGACCCGGCTGGACAACGCCGACGAACCGGTCGGCGCGGGACGCGGCCGCGTCGGGCGACCGCTCCCGGCGGTGCAGCCGGCCGGCGTCACAGTGCCTCGTTGA
- a CDS encoding TetR/AcrR family transcriptional regulator, with the protein MAGTRKRADARRNEQTLLDAAAEAFVAAGVNVPVRDIAAKAGVGVGTIYRHFPTRADLIVAVYRHQIEACADAGPALLAEAPSAHAALTAWVDLFVDFLVTKHGLADAFRSDDAGFETLHAYFLERLLPVCERLLEAATSSGDIHTDISAYELMRAVGNLCAGTESDPDYDARRLAALLVRGLRATEPAPAPDATTSPSPAPLRRSPE; encoded by the coding sequence ATGGCCGGGACGAGGAAGCGGGCCGACGCACGCCGCAACGAGCAGACCCTGCTGGATGCCGCCGCCGAGGCCTTCGTCGCGGCGGGCGTCAACGTCCCGGTGCGCGACATCGCCGCGAAGGCCGGCGTCGGCGTCGGCACGATCTACCGCCACTTCCCGACCCGCGCCGACCTCATCGTCGCCGTCTACCGGCATCAGATCGAGGCCTGCGCCGACGCCGGTCCGGCGCTGCTGGCGGAGGCCCCTTCGGCGCACGCGGCCCTGACGGCCTGGGTGGACCTGTTCGTCGACTTCCTGGTGACGAAGCACGGCCTGGCCGACGCGTTCCGCTCGGACGACGCAGGCTTCGAGACGCTGCACGCCTACTTCCTGGAACGCCTGCTCCCGGTCTGCGAGCGCCTGCTGGAGGCGGCCACGTCATCGGGCGACATCCACACAGACATTTCCGCGTACGAACTGATGCGCGCTGTCGGCAACCTCTGCGCCGGAACCGAATCCGACCCGGACTACGACGCCCGCCGCCTGGCCGCCCTCCTGGTCAGAGGACTCCGCGCCACGGAACCGGCTCCGGCACCCGACGCCACCACCAGCCCTTCCCCGGCCCCACTCCGCCGATCTCCCGAGTAG
- a CDS encoding ABC transporter substrate-binding protein, translating to MRRFFTALLGTALLLAGCGFPQDVGTTLDDVRGGVLKVGITDNPPWTTVPDQGAEAELAKRLAARLGSAVEWYPGSESELMPALHARVLDLVIGGLSDDAPWTEQASLTRPYVTMRTVIAASGPVPGDLHGVRVAVRAGTADVAAVAAKGAEAVPHREITGREGIPVVIGEWRVDDLGLTESEHDVDEAGHVWAVPAGENAWQAEVERFLLGLSHDQVAGLLSEAEELP from the coding sequence GTGCGGCGATTCTTCACAGCGTTGCTCGGTACGGCCCTGCTGCTCGCCGGCTGCGGGTTCCCCCAGGACGTCGGCACCACACTCGACGACGTCCGCGGCGGTGTGCTGAAGGTGGGCATCACCGACAACCCGCCGTGGACGACCGTTCCTGATCAGGGCGCCGAGGCCGAGTTGGCGAAGCGGCTGGCGGCGCGGCTCGGCAGTGCCGTCGAGTGGTACCCGGGCAGCGAGTCGGAGCTGATGCCGGCCCTGCACGCCCGCGTGCTCGACCTGGTGATCGGCGGTCTTTCCGACGACGCCCCCTGGACCGAGCAGGCGTCACTGACCAGGCCCTACGTCACCATGCGCACGGTGATCGCGGCGAGCGGGCCGGTCCCGGGCGACCTGCACGGGGTCCGGGTGGCGGTGCGAGCCGGGACCGCGGACGTGGCGGCGGTCGCGGCGAAGGGCGCCGAGGCGGTGCCGCACCGCGAGATAACCGGCCGGGAGGGCATCCCGGTGGTGATCGGCGAGTGGCGCGTCGACGACCTCGGCCTGACCGAATCCGAGCACGACGTCGACGAGGCCGGCCACGTCTGGGCGGTGCCCGCCGGCGAGAACGCGTGGCAGGCGGAGGTCGAGCGGTTCCTCCTCGGGCTCTCCCACGATCAGGTGGCCGGCCTGCTGTCGGAGGCGGAAGAGCTGCCATGA
- a CDS encoding YbaB/EbfC family nucleoid-associated protein yields the protein MKDIDAADEWLQDWTARIDAQAARAAQLAQRVAGLSAHARGDYAAVTVGANGQVVDLRLDDRMYELSPRDLSAEILAVMRSAQASLVDLVAAEVHDTVGSDSSTGQAVLDGFSRRFPTPGPSHG from the coding sequence GTGAAGGACATCGATGCGGCCGACGAGTGGCTGCAAGACTGGACCGCGCGGATCGACGCGCAGGCCGCCCGCGCCGCCCAGCTCGCTCAGCGTGTGGCCGGGCTCTCCGCGCATGCGCGCGGTGACTACGCGGCGGTCACGGTGGGTGCGAACGGCCAGGTCGTGGATCTTCGGCTGGACGATCGGATGTACGAGCTGAGCCCCCGTGATCTGAGCGCCGAGATCCTGGCCGTGATGCGGTCGGCGCAGGCCTCGCTCGTCGATCTCGTGGCTGCCGAGGTGCACGACACGGTCGGATCGGACTCGTCGACGGGGCAGGCCGTTCTCGACGGGTTCAGCAGGCGCTTCCCGACCCCGGGACCCTCCCATGGCTGA
- the pflA gene encoding pyruvate formate-lyase-activating protein encodes MNGSLHSFDVSTGVDGPGTRFVAFLAGCPLRCRYCHSPDTWYRRSGTPTTPDELMTEIRRYERFIKVAGGGVTISGGEPLQQPAFVRDVLRRCKEIGLHTAVDTSGYLGDRAGDDLLDVTDLVLLDIKSGDPSTYRTVTRTGRLAPTIAFAHRLAERGTPIWVRFVLVPGLTDAVENVEAVAGIAASVPTVQRVEVLGFHRLGAVKYDALGLDFPLAGTPSPDQELMDRVRRQFRDHGLCVL; translated from the coding sequence ATGAACGGCTCCCTCCACTCCTTCGACGTGTCGACGGGGGTGGACGGGCCGGGCACCCGGTTCGTGGCGTTCCTGGCCGGCTGCCCGCTGCGCTGCCGGTACTGCCACAGCCCCGACACCTGGTATCGCCGCTCGGGCACGCCGACCACCCCGGACGAGCTGATGACGGAGATCCGCCGCTACGAGCGGTTCATCAAGGTCGCCGGCGGCGGTGTCACGATCAGCGGCGGCGAGCCCTTGCAGCAGCCGGCGTTCGTGCGGGACGTGCTGCGCCGCTGCAAGGAGATCGGCCTGCACACCGCCGTCGACACCAGCGGGTATCTCGGTGATCGCGCCGGCGACGACCTGCTCGACGTCACCGATCTCGTCCTGCTCGACATCAAGTCCGGCGATCCGTCGACCTACCGCACCGTCACCCGCACCGGCAGGCTCGCTCCCACGATCGCCTTCGCGCACCGGCTCGCCGAGCGTGGCACACCGATCTGGGTACGGTTCGTGCTGGTCCCGGGCCTGACGGACGCCGTCGAGAACGTCGAGGCGGTCGCCGGGATCGCCGCTTCGGTGCCGACCGTGCAGCGGGTCGAGGTGCTCGGGTTCCACCGCCTCGGCGCCGTCAAATACGACGCGCTCGGCCTCGATTTCCCCCTCGCCGGCACGCCGTCACCAGATCAAGAGCTCATGGACCGCGTACGTCGGCAGTTCCGCGATCACGGGCTCTGCGTACTCTGA
- a CDS encoding SitI3 family protein, whose translation MAIEYDLRSDADERARDLLTFFAETTGSEITQDGMASRDGMSVFAIEVDDDEADSTSRAFGFKHRSTIVFRFSNLADSETHDHNTARMISAVLAFFTRFDRHGALLFNGEVVVIQRLTDDGVAVSHEWDEWLDGAETAALISGQNIQRLAQPYL comes from the coding sequence ATGGCGATCGAATACGACTTGCGGAGTGACGCCGACGAGCGCGCTCGCGACCTGCTCACGTTCTTCGCGGAGACGACCGGCAGCGAGATCACCCAGGATGGCATGGCGTCCCGTGACGGCATGTCCGTGTTTGCCATCGAGGTCGACGACGATGAAGCGGATTCCACTTCACGGGCGTTCGGATTCAAGCATCGCAGCACGATCGTTTTCCGTTTCAGCAACCTGGCGGACTCCGAAACGCATGATCACAATACTGCCCGGATGATCAGTGCCGTTCTGGCGTTCTTCACCCGATTCGATCGGCATGGAGCGCTTCTTTTCAACGGCGAAGTGGTCGTCATCCAACGCTTGACCGACGATGGGGTCGCCGTCAGCCACGAGTGGGACGAATGGCTGGACGGGGCCGAGACCGCGGCTCTGATCTCCGGACAGAACATCCAGCGACTGGCCCAGCCATATCTATGA